In one window of Comamonas testosteroni DNA:
- the fabA gene encoding bifunctional 3-hydroxydecanoyl-ACP dehydratase/trans-2-decenoyl-ACP isomerase produces MAESFSYEQLIASGEGKLFGADSGRLPLPPMLMFDRITHISEDGGAHGLGKIVAELDVKPDLWFFDCHFRGDPVMPGCLGLDAMWQLIGFYLTWLRLPGRGRALGAGEVKFTGEVGPDVKLVTYEIDIKRVIKRKLNMAIGDARLLADGKEIYVANDLRVGLFLREGDAKGTAA; encoded by the coding sequence ATGGCTGAATCTTTTTCCTACGAACAACTGATCGCGTCCGGCGAAGGCAAGCTGTTTGGTGCCGATAGCGGACGTCTGCCCCTGCCTCCCATGTTGATGTTCGATCGCATCACACATATCTCCGAGGACGGCGGTGCCCACGGTCTGGGCAAGATTGTTGCGGAACTGGACGTCAAGCCCGACCTGTGGTTCTTTGATTGCCACTTCCGTGGAGACCCCGTCATGCCCGGTTGCCTGGGCCTGGACGCCATGTGGCAGCTGATCGGCTTTTACCTGACCTGGCTGCGTTTGCCGGGTCGCGGTCGCGCACTGGGTGCAGGTGAAGTCAAGTTCACAGGTGAAGTAGGTCCCGATGTCAAACTCGTGACATATGAAATTGATATCAAGCGAGTAATCAAGCGCAAGCTGAACATGGCCATCGGCGACGCACGCCTGCTGGCCGACGGTAAGGAAATTTACGTGGCCAATGACCTGCGCGTGGGTCTGTTCCTGCGTGAAGGTGATGCCAAGGGAACGGCAGCATGA